The genomic segment TTCCAGAAGGATTACGAAGGTGTTGTAATGTATCGATTAGAACAAAATTACCGTTCGACACGAAATATTGTTGAAGCGGCTAATACGGTTATGGATCATAACAAAACCAAATTAGACAAAGTTGTTTGGACAGCTAATGAATTTGGTCCAAAGATTAAAGTCCACAGAAGTTTGACCGATGCAGAAGAAGGTCGTTTTGTTGCCAGTACAATTTTTGAACAGAAAATGCAAAATCAGCTTCATAATGGAGCTTTTGCAATTTTATACCGCACCAATGCACAATCGCGTGCAATGGAGGATGCGTTGAGAAAAAGAGATATTCCGTATAGAATTTATGGAGGCTTGTCTTTTTATCAGCGTAAAGAAATAAAAGATGTTTTGTGTTATTTGCGTTTGGTAATCAATCCAAAAGATGAAGAAGCTTTAATACGTGTTATCAATTATCCGGCGCGTGGAATTGGAGATACAACTGTAGAGAAATTAACGATTGCTGCCAATCATTACAAACGTTCGATTTGGGAAGTGATGGTTAATATTGATAAAATTGATTTAAAACTGAATGCCGGAACTAAAAACAAACTGAAAGATTTTGTAACGATGATTCAGAGTTTTCAGGTTATCGACCAAAATCAGGATGCATTTTATGTAACTGATCACGTTGCCAAAAAAACAGGTTTGGTTCAGGAATTAAAGAAAGATGCCACGCCGGAAGGAATGGCTAAAATTCAGAATATCGAAGAACTTTTAAACGGTATTAAGGATTTTACCGAAGGCCAAAGAGAAATTGATGGTGCAAGAGGTGCTTTGTCTGAATTTATGGAAGACGTAGCGCTTGCCACTGATTTAGATAAGGATACAACCGACGAAGATCGTGTGGCGCTGATGACGATTCACTTAGCAAAAGGACTTGAGTTTCCGCATGTATTTGTTGTAGGTATGGAAGAAGATTTGTTTCCGAGTGCGATGAGTATGAGCACACGAAGCGAACTTGAAGAAGAACGTCGTTTGTTTTATGTAGCCTTAACTCGTGCCGAACACCAAGCTTATTTGACGTATGCACAATCTCGTTACCGTTGGGGTAAATTGACTGATAGTGAACCTTCTCGTTTTATTGAGGAAATTGACGGACAGTATTTAGAATATTTAACGCCTGCTGAAAGTAATTACAGATACAAATCGCCTATCGATGGTGATATTTTTGGTGATGTAGATAAATCAAAATTGCGATTGGCTAAACCAGTAAGCGGAACCCCGCCAAAACATGTTACAGATAATAATCCGAAACCGGACTTAAATATTAGAAAACTAAAACCAGTTTCTGGAAATGCTCCAACAAATAGCAATGCTAATTTATTTGATAACAAGCTTACAGTTGGAAATGTCGTAATGCACGAACGTTTTGGAAAAGGTGAAGTTATTAATCTGGAAGGTGTTGGTGCCGATAAAAAAGCTGAAATTAAATTTGAAGTAGGAGGAATTAAAAAACTTCTCTTAAGATTTGCTAAATTAGATGTCGTAGGATAAATAAAAGTTTTAGGTTTTGAAAAAGATTGTCACCCTGAGCATAGTCGAAGGGCGCTCCAATAGGACGTGGGCTTCGACTTCGCTCAGACTGATAGCATAGAACTTGAAACTTGAAACAAACAAAACTTGAAACAAAAATAAAATGGCTGAATTCATAAAAATATACCCGGATAAACCTAGTGAAGCTGCAATTGCAAAAGTTGTAAAAGTGCTTCAGAATGGTGGTTTGGTAATTTATCCAACTGATACTGTTTATGGTTTAGGCTGTGATATTACCAATTCGAGAGCGTTAGAAAAAATTGCAAAAATCAAAGGAGTAAAATTAGAGAAAGCAAATTTCTCATTCATTTGTCATGATTTGAGCAATTTATCAGATTATGTTCGTCAAATCGATACTTCGACTTTTAAAATTTTAAAAAGGGCTTTACCAGGACCTTATACTTTCATTTTACCCGGAAATAATAATCTTCCTAAAGAATTTAAAAAGAAAACCACAGTTGGTATTCGTGTTCCTGATAACAATATTATTCTGGAAATAGTACGTCAGTTAGGAAATCCGGTTGTTTCTACTTCTATAAGGGATGAAGATGATGTAATTGAATATACTACAGATCCTGAGTTGATTTTTGAAAAATGGCAAAATTTAGTAGATGTTGTAATTGACGGAGGTTACGGGGATAATGTAGGTTCAACAATTATTGATTTATCAGAATATGAACCAGTTATTGTGAGAGAAGGAAAAGGCGATATAGATATTCTGTAAAAAAATACTGAAATCATATAAAAGTTGAAAAATTATGACTAACTTTAGTATAGTTAAAATTTAGTTAGTTAATAAAAATAATGTTATTCTTAATTTGTGTCTAATTGGATATTAGAAAAAAATTACGAATACATAAAAAAAGCAGGTCAATCGACCTGCTTTTTCTTTATGAGAAAGCTGCTATTATTTAGCTTGTTTTTTCATTTCTTTTTCGATCATGTCATAGAACTGATCAATTTTCGGCATAACAACGATACGAGTTCTTCTGTTACGAGCTTTGTTTTCTGCTGAATCATTAGCTACTAATGGTACATAAGAACTTCTACCAGCAGCAATTAATTTTGCAGGGTTAACATTTAAGTCATTTGTTAAGACACGAACGATAGAAGTAGAACGTTTAACACTTAAATCCCAGTTGTCTAACAATACTCCGTTGCTTTTGTAAGGAACATCATCAGTATGACCTTCAACCATACATTCGAAATCAGGTTTGTCGTTTACTACTTTTGCTACTTTAGCCAAAACAGATTTTGCTTTGTCGCTAACCTCGTAGCTTCCGCTTTTAAATAATAATTTATCAGCGATAGAAATAAATACAACTCCTTTTTCAACATTTACTTCGATATCCGGATCGTTGATTCCAACTGCACCTTTTAAACTTGTAACTAATGCTAAAGTTACACTGTCTTTTTTAGTAAGTGCATCCTGAAGTCTAGAGATTTTTAAATCTTTTTCTTTTAAACTTTCTAGAGATTTTTCAAGATTTTCAGCACCTTTAGTAGTTAAAACAGTTAGGTCTTTAGAGCTGTTAATTAAATCTTGATTGTGTTGTTTATAGCTTTCAGCTGTTGCTGCTAATCCTGCTTTTTCTTCAAGACAAGAGTTTAATTTAACTGTGCAAGAGTTTAATAAATCTTGTGTCTCTTTTTGCTTAGCTTCTAGTGCCGCATATTCCTTTTTCGATACACACGAAGTTAAGGCCATTAATACTGATAGTGCGATAACTATTTTTCTCATAGGTATTATATTTAATTAAACGTTGATTACAAATTTAGTTTTTAATATTTTGATTACTGTTAAAGATTTCTTTAAAAACCTTTATTTTCTTCACGTAATACAAGTAAACGATACTTTTTACACTATAGTATTGGTCTATTTGAGAATTTTTACGTTTTTTAAGATATTTTAAAGATAGCGAATAAAAAGAAAAATGTGCCTTCAAAATAGCAAAAGTATGCCCAAATTTACCTTGTGTAAGAAAACGGATACCTGCAATTCCGTCTAAAACCATTCGGAAGAAAATCACAGAAAACATTCCTTTTTTAGGCAGGTTTTTAACGAGCATTAATAAAGAATTTCTAAAGTTTAGAAACGTTTTTCTCGGATTTCCTTGTTGTAAAGTTGCTCCTCCAACATGATAAACTACTGATTCTGAATTGTATTTTATAATATGTCCTTCATTCAAAGCACGCCAGCATAAATCAATTTCTTCCTGATGAGCAAAAAAGCCTTCATCAAAACCTTTTAATTGATGATAAACCTCTCTTCTGATAAAAAAACAAGCTCCCGATGCCCAGAATAATTCACAATTATCATTATACTGTCCGTTATCTTTTTCTAAAGTATCAAAAATTCGGCCTCTGCAATATGGAAAACCATACTTATCAATAAAACCACCGGCACCTCCCGCGTATTCAAAATATTCCTTATTTTTAAAATCGAGAATTTTTGGCTGGATAATGGCTGTTTGTTTTTCTCTGTCAAAAGTTTCAATAATAGGTTTTAACCAGTTTTCTGTAACTTCAATATCAGAATTAACCAAAGCATAAATTTTGGCATCTACATTTTGAAGAGCATCATTATAGCCCTTAGCAAAACCATGATTTCCATTATTTTGAATGATTTTTACTGAAGGATAATTTTCTTTAACGAAATTTACAGAAGTATCTGTAGATGCATTATCAGCAACATATATAGTGGCTTCTTTAGAGTATTGCAGAACCGAAGGTAAAAATTGCTCCAACAATTTAACTCCGTTCCAATTTAAAATGACAACTGCTATTTTATCCAAAAGTATTCTTTTAATTATTTAATATTATGGTAATCTGGTAAGCTTGGTAAAAACTGATATTTTTCATTTTCAAAGTCCATTTGGCAATAATAATGATTCAGTCCGTTTGTAACGTTCAAAAACCGTGCCTGCATAGTCATGTTATAGCGGGCAATCTGGTCAAAAACGGCTTGTGATATCTTTACTTCAGGTGCTTTACACTCAACTAATATATGTATAGAACCATCCGGGTTAAAAACTACAACATCGTATCTTTTTCTTAATCCGTTGATAGTTAAAACTTTCTCAACATTGATAAGCGATTTTGGGTATTTTTTTTCATTAATTAAATAATGAACTACATGCTGACGAACCCATTCTTCGGGAGTAAGAATGATAAATTTTTTCCTGATTTCATCAAAAATAGACACTTTATTTTCGCTATTTTTGAATCGGAAAGTATAAGTAGGGAAATTTAGTTTTAGCATAAAGCAAAAATATAAAATAGTTTGAGGTTTCAGGTTTAAAGTTTCAAGTTTTGGAATTGTAACCTGAAACCTTGAACTTGAAACAAAAATATTTGAATGGACGAAGTTGTAAAAATTGTTAATGATATTAAGGCAGGAGATATAAAACCTATTTATTTTTTTATGGGTGAAGAACCTTATTATATAGATAAGCTGTCTGAGTATATTGAACAGAATGTATTGGCTGAAGAAGAAAAAGGTTTCAATCAAACGGTTCTTTACGGAAGAGATGTAACCATTGATGAAATAGTTTCGACAGCAAAACGTTACCCAATGATGGCTGATCGTCAGGTTGTTATTGTAAAAGAAGCTCAGGATTTGTCAAGAACAATTGATAAAATAGAATCGTATGTTGAGAATCCGCTGGATACAACAGTTTTAGTTTTTTGTTACAAATATAAAACCCTTGATAAACGTAAAAAAGTTACTAAACTTATAGCGCAAAAAGGAATTGTTTATGAGAGTAAAAAGTTATATGAGAATCAGGTAGGAGACTGGATTAAACGCGTTCTGGCCGGAAAAAAATACACAATCGATCCAAAAGCAAACGCTATGCTGGTGGAGTTTTTAGGGACAGACTTAAGTAAAATCAATAACGAATTAGAAAAACTGCAAATCATTTTACCGCAGGGAACCATGATTACGCCTCAGCATATTGAAGAAAATATTGGTTTCAGTAAAGACTATAATGTATTTGAACTTCGAAAAGCAATTGGAGAACGTAATCAGCTAAAAGCCTACAAAATAGCGGAGAATTTTGCTCATAATCCTAAAGAATATCCGCTTGTAATGACTACCGGATTGGTTTTTGGATTTTTTGTTCAGCTTTTAAAATACCATGGATTAAAAGATAAAAATCCTAAAAATGTAGCGAGTGCCTTAGGTGTAAATCCTTTTTTTCTAAAAGAATATGATTTAGCTATAAAAAATTACCCAATGCGAAAAGTGAGTCAGATTGTTGGCGCTTTACGTGATATTGATGTTAAAAGTAAAGGAGTAGGAGCCAATGCGTTACCACAATCTGATTTACTTAAAGAAATGCTTTATAAAATATTTAATTAAGCCATTAAAATTCACGATATTTGCGTTTCTAAAAAAATTACTGCTTTAAAAAATTAATTACACAATTATGGGAATGAATAAAAATACCGTTTTAGGATGGGCTACTTTTATAATGGTACTTATGGGATTGTTGCTTATAGGTCTTGGGGCTTTTAGATACAGTGAAGTATCTGGCTGGGGATTTGCTGCTACAGGTGTTGGTTTTCTTGCTAATGCCTGGGTTTTTAATGCTTTAAAAGGCAGAGTTTAATTCTATTCAATGTCAATTGTAAAAATCAATTGCAATATTCAAAAATTAATAAAAACAATAAACTAAAAACAATAAACATAATATGTCAGACGATAAGAAAGTAATTTTCTCAATGCAAAAATTGAGTAAAACCTATCAGGGAGCAGACAAACCGGTACTTAAAAACATTTATTTAAGTTTCTTTTACGGAGCAAAAATTGGTATTTTAGGACTTAACGGTTCTGGAAAATCTTCTCTTTTAAAAATCATTGCAGGTGTAGATAAAAACTATCAGGGTGATGTTGTTTTTCAGCCGGGTTACACTGTAGGATATTTAGAGCAGGAGCCAATTCTTGATGATTCTAAAACTGTAATCGAAGTAGTTCGTGAAGGAGCTGCAGAAACTATGGCAGTTTTAGAGGAATACAACCAAATCAATGACTTATTCGGTCTTCCGGAATATTACGAAGATCAGGATAAAATGGATAAATTGATGGATCGTCAGGCGGCATTACAAGATAAAATTGATGCACTTGGAGCTTGGGAAATCGATACCAAATTAGAAATCGCAATGGATGCGCTTCGTACTCCGGATGGAGATACTCCTATCAAAAACCTTTCAGGAGGAGAGCGTCGTCGTGTAGCTTTATGTCGTTTATTATTACAACAGCCAGATGTATTACTTCTGGATGAGCCTACCAACCACCTTGATGCTGAGTCAGTTCTTTGGTTAGAGCAGCACTTAGCACAATATGCAGGAACAGTTATTGCTGTAACGCACGACCGTTATTTCCTTGATAATGTGGCTGGCTGGATTCTTGAGTTGGATAGAGGAGAAGGTATTCCATGGAAAGGAAACTATTCTTCTTGGTTAGATCAAAAATCAAACCGTATGGCTCAGGAAGAAAAAGTAGCTTCTAAACGTAGAAAAACTTTAGAACGCGAGTTAGAATGGGTTCGTCAGGGAGCAAAAGGTCGTCAGACAAAACAAAAAGCTCGTTTACAGAATTACGACAAATTATTAAATGAAGACCAAAAACAACTAGATGAAAATCTGGAAATTTATATCCCGAATGGTCCTCGTTTAGGAACAAATGTTATCGAAGCAAAAAATGTTGCCAAAGCTTTTGGAGACAAATTATTGTACGATAACTTAAACTTTACTTTGCCACAAGCCGGAATTGTTGGAATTATCGGGCCAAACGGTGCTGGTAAATCTACAATTTTCAAAATGATTATGGGCGAGCAGGCTACAGACAGCGGTGAATTTACGGTTGGAGAAACTGTAAAAATTGCTTACGTAGATCAGTCACATTCTAATATTGATCCGAATAAATCTATTTGGGAAAACTTTGCTGACGGTCAGGAATTAATTATGATGGGAGGTAAGCAAGTTAATTCAAGAGCTTATTTATCTCGTTTCAATTTTGGTGGTGGAGAGCAAAACAAAAAAGTTTCGATGCTTTCTGGTGGAGAACGCAACCGTTTACACTTAGCAATGACATTGAAAGAAGAAGGAAACGTACTTTTACTGGATGAGCCTACGAACGACCTGGATGTTAATACACTTCGTGCACTTGAAGAAGGTTTGGAGAATTTTGCTGGTTGTGCCGTAATTATTTCGCACGACAGATGGTTCTTAGACAGAATTTGTACGCACATCTTAGCTTTTGAAGGAGACTCTGAAGTTTATTTCTTCGAAGGAAGTTTCTCTGATTATGAAGAAAATAAAAAGAAACGTCTTGGTGGTGATTTAACTCCAAAACGTATTAAGTATAGAAAATTAATTAGATAATAAGATCTGATAATTTTCAATAAAAAAATCCCAAATTCCGATTTTGCGAATTTGGGATTTTTTATTTGTCATTTCGAGGAAGGATAAATCTCGTGAGAAGCTCGACAAAGATTGGGTTTTCGTTACGGAGTTACTTGCGGAGATTTCTCCTTCGTCGAAATGACAATATTGTCTAAAAATAGGAATTTAAAGAAATTTTGCTTTTAATTCCGGAGTAGGAATCATACAGCTTTCTTTTTTGCCGTACCATTTGTAACGATTTTTTGCAATATAGTCGTAAATGTAATTTCGAAGATTTTCGGGTAAAATTTTAAAAGCTGAAAAAAAGCTATAAACTCCACCTAAATCTTTACCAATTTCTAATACAGCCGAAGATTTGTAATAATAAGCGACTCCCGGATTATATAGAATAATGCTGTCGATTTTTGTTTGGTCAACACCAATATAATCACAGATTGCTTTTCCCAAATCAGATTGTAATGCTACAAAACGGAAAATATCTTTTTTATCATGTTTGATGATAAATTGAACCGCTCCGTTGCATAAATTGCAGACACCATCAAAGAGAATTATTTTTTTGTTTTCGGCAGTCATTGCGAGGAACGAAGCAATCTGATTTTGAGTTTTCATATGTTATAGTTGTTCATGTTAGTGAGGTTGCTTCGTTCCTCGCAATGACCTTGCGTGTGTGTCTTTGCGAGGAACGAAGCAATCTCACGATGTTTTTCAATTTGATTTTTATATAATCATTACATCTTCAATTTCTTCAAATAAATCTTTCCAAGTTGGATTCATTGATCGAATTAAATTATTTTTTGCCTTCCTAGATCCTGCTTTAATTTGTTTTTCTCTTGTAATAGCATCTTCAATCCATTGGAACTGTTCATAATAAACTAAAATATTTACATCATAACGAGCTGAAAATGATTTTGGATATTTTTTGTTTTTGTGCTCTAAAATTCTTTTAGGCAGATTTGAGGTTACACCAGTATATACAACAGTTTGATATTTATTTGTAATTATATAAACAAATCCAGGTTTCATATTTTAATTGTTAAGACATTAGAGGAAGAAACAATAACTTAATTTGATAAACTTTTTGTTTATCAATGCTTAGTGTGGTTGCTTCGTTCCTCGCAATGACAAAACTAAAAAACAAAAAACTTAAATTGTAATATTTTTACTACTATTTATTTTTGTTATAAATTTTAAAAGAAGTATAGTTTTTATGAATCAAAATCGGCTTCAATAAATTATTTTTAAACGATTTTTGATTTTTTTACATCTTTGCAGTTGTAATTTTAAAAATCACCCCTTAAATCGCTT from the Flavobacterium sp. genome contains:
- a CDS encoding UvrD-helicase domain-containing protein, which translates into the protein MQKYIDQLNEAQRAPVLQKDGPMIIIAGAGSGKTRVLTIRIAYLMAQGIDAFNILSLTFTNKAAREMKHRISDIVGASEAKNLWMGTFHSIFARILRSEADHLGYPSNFTIYDSQDSARLISAIIKEMQLDRDIYKPKQILGRISSYKNSLITVKAYFNNPELIEADAMAKRPRLGEIYQQYVERCFKAGAMDFDDLLLKTNELLTRFPEVLAKYQDRFRYILVDEYQDTNHSQYLIVRALSDRFQNICVVGDDAQSIYAFRGANINNILNFQKDYEGVVMYRLEQNYRSTRNIVEAANTVMDHNKTKLDKVVWTANEFGPKIKVHRSLTDAEEGRFVASTIFEQKMQNQLHNGAFAILYRTNAQSRAMEDALRKRDIPYRIYGGLSFYQRKEIKDVLCYLRLVINPKDEEALIRVINYPARGIGDTTVEKLTIAANHYKRSIWEVMVNIDKIDLKLNAGTKNKLKDFVTMIQSFQVIDQNQDAFYVTDHVAKKTGLVQELKKDATPEGMAKIQNIEELLNGIKDFTEGQREIDGARGALSEFMEDVALATDLDKDTTDEDRVALMTIHLAKGLEFPHVFVVGMEEDLFPSAMSMSTRSELEEERRLFYVALTRAEHQAYLTYAQSRYRWGKLTDSEPSRFIEEIDGQYLEYLTPAESNYRYKSPIDGDIFGDVDKSKLRLAKPVSGTPPKHVTDNNPKPDLNIRKLKPVSGNAPTNSNANLFDNKLTVGNVVMHERFGKGEVINLEGVGADKKAEIKFEVGGIKKLLLRFAKLDVVG
- a CDS encoding L-threonylcarbamoyladenylate synthase — protein: MAEFIKIYPDKPSEAAIAKVVKVLQNGGLVIYPTDTVYGLGCDITNSRALEKIAKIKGVKLEKANFSFICHDLSNLSDYVRQIDTSTFKILKRALPGPYTFILPGNNNLPKEFKKKTTVGIRVPDNNIILEIVRQLGNPVVSTSIRDEDDVIEYTTDPELIFEKWQNLVDVVIDGGYGDNVGSTIIDLSEYEPVIVREGKGDIDIL
- a CDS encoding OmpA family protein, which gives rise to MRKIVIALSVLMALTSCVSKKEYAALEAKQKETQDLLNSCTVKLNSCLEEKAGLAATAESYKQHNQDLINSSKDLTVLTTKGAENLEKSLESLKEKDLKISRLQDALTKKDSVTLALVTSLKGAVGINDPDIEVNVEKGVVFISIADKLLFKSGSYEVSDKAKSVLAKVAKVVNDKPDFECMVEGHTDDVPYKSNGVLLDNWDLSVKRSTSIVRVLTNDLNVNPAKLIAAGRSSYVPLVANDSAENKARNRRTRIVVMPKIDQFYDMIEKEMKKQAK
- a CDS encoding glycosyltransferase family 2 protein, producing the protein MDKIAVVILNWNGVKLLEQFLPSVLQYSKEATIYVADNASTDTSVNFVKENYPSVKIIQNNGNHGFAKGYNDALQNVDAKIYALVNSDIEVTENWLKPIIETFDREKQTAIIQPKILDFKNKEYFEYAGGAGGFIDKYGFPYCRGRIFDTLEKDNGQYNDNCELFWASGACFFIRREVYHQLKGFDEGFFAHQEEIDLCWRALNEGHIIKYNSESVVYHVGGATLQQGNPRKTFLNFRNSLLMLVKNLPKKGMFSVIFFRMVLDGIAGIRFLTQGKFGHTFAILKAHFSFYSLSLKYLKKRKNSQIDQYYSVKSIVYLYYVKKIKVFKEIFNSNQNIKN
- a CDS encoding type I restriction enzyme HsdR N-terminal domain-containing protein; translated protein: MLKLNFPTYTFRFKNSENKVSIFDEIRKKFIILTPEEWVRQHVVHYLINEKKYPKSLINVEKVLTINGLRKRYDVVVFNPDGSIHILVECKAPEVKISQAVFDQIARYNMTMQARFLNVTNGLNHYYCQMDFENEKYQFLPSLPDYHNIK
- the holA gene encoding DNA polymerase III subunit delta, encoding MDEVVKIVNDIKAGDIKPIYFFMGEEPYYIDKLSEYIEQNVLAEEEKGFNQTVLYGRDVTIDEIVSTAKRYPMMADRQVVIVKEAQDLSRTIDKIESYVENPLDTTVLVFCYKYKTLDKRKKVTKLIAQKGIVYESKKLYENQVGDWIKRVLAGKKYTIDPKANAMLVEFLGTDLSKINNELEKLQIILPQGTMITPQHIEENIGFSKDYNVFELRKAIGERNQLKAYKIAENFAHNPKEYPLVMTTGLVFGFFVQLLKYHGLKDKNPKNVASALGVNPFFLKEYDLAIKNYPMRKVSQIVGALRDIDVKSKGVGANALPQSDLLKEMLYKIFN
- a CDS encoding CAL67264 family membrane protein; the encoded protein is MNKNTVLGWATFIMVLMGLLLIGLGAFRYSEVSGWGFAATGVGFLANAWVFNALKGRV
- the ettA gene encoding energy-dependent translational throttle protein EttA; the encoded protein is MSDDKKVIFSMQKLSKTYQGADKPVLKNIYLSFFYGAKIGILGLNGSGKSSLLKIIAGVDKNYQGDVVFQPGYTVGYLEQEPILDDSKTVIEVVREGAAETMAVLEEYNQINDLFGLPEYYEDQDKMDKLMDRQAALQDKIDALGAWEIDTKLEIAMDALRTPDGDTPIKNLSGGERRRVALCRLLLQQPDVLLLDEPTNHLDAESVLWLEQHLAQYAGTVIAVTHDRYFLDNVAGWILELDRGEGIPWKGNYSSWLDQKSNRMAQEEKVASKRRKTLERELEWVRQGAKGRQTKQKARLQNYDKLLNEDQKQLDENLEIYIPNGPRLGTNVIEAKNVAKAFGDKLLYDNLNFTLPQAGIVGIIGPNGAGKSTIFKMIMGEQATDSGEFTVGETVKIAYVDQSHSNIDPNKSIWENFADGQELIMMGGKQVNSRAYLSRFNFGGGEQNKKVSMLSGGERNRLHLAMTLKEEGNVLLLDEPTNDLDVNTLRALEEGLENFAGCAVIISHDRWFLDRICTHILAFEGDSEVYFFEGSFSDYEENKKKRLGGDLTPKRIKYRKLIR
- a CDS encoding thiol-disulfide oxidoreductase DCC family protein, which translates into the protein MKTQNQIASFLAMTAENKKIILFDGVCNLCNGAVQFIIKHDKKDIFRFVALQSDLGKAICDYIGVDQTKIDSIILYNPGVAYYYKSSAVLEIGKDLGGVYSFFSAFKILPENLRNYIYDYIAKNRYKWYGKKESCMIPTPELKAKFL
- a CDS encoding GIY-YIG nuclease family protein; translated protein: MKPGFVYIITNKYQTVVYTGVTSNLPKRILEHKNKKYPKSFSARYDVNILVYYEQFQWIEDAITREKQIKAGSRKAKNNLIRSMNPTWKDLFEEIEDVMII